In a genomic window of Methanogenium sp. S4BF:
- the modA gene encoding molybdate ABC transporter substrate-binding protein produces MSKNHLQAVLLIVALACCMACGCTSEATPADSTPVAGESASAESLVVYCGAGLREPMDEIAQVYQEKTGTEIKYTYSGSAQLLSQIELLQSGDCYMPGAKSYIDSAAEKGFINSSEKTIYHVLAIAVAPGNPKNITTLADLTKDGVRVAIGEPTGPAVGSAAKKMLDTAGCWEDMQHNIVVQSGTVNELLVYMNMDQADAAIIWEDLLDNSDLEQVDIPIHEGFIKVIPIGTLSFSENPKDAQAFADFVSSDEGKAIFVKHGFETYPCAKYGDA; encoded by the coding sequence ATGAGTAAAAATCATCTCCAGGCAGTGCTTCTCATTGTCGCACTTGCCTGTTGCATGGCCTGTGGATGCACATCCGAGGCCACACCTGCAGACAGCACCCCTGTTGCAGGAGAGTCCGCATCAGCCGAATCTCTGGTTGTCTACTGCGGCGCTGGCCTGCGTGAACCAATGGACGAAATCGCTCAGGTCTATCAGGAAAAAACCGGCACTGAGATTAAATACACGTACAGCGGCTCAGCTCAGCTGCTCTCACAGATTGAACTCCTCCAGTCAGGCGACTGCTATATGCCCGGTGCAAAGTCATACATCGACTCCGCAGCAGAGAAGGGATTCATTAACTCCAGTGAGAAGACCATCTACCATGTGCTTGCCATCGCTGTCGCACCCGGCAATCCAAAGAATATCACCACCCTTGCCGACCTGACAAAAGACGGCGTCCGTGTCGCAATCGGTGAACCCACAGGACCTGCTGTCGGCAGTGCAGCAAAGAAAATGCTGGATACGGCCGGCTGCTGGGAAGACATGCAGCACAATATTGTCGTACAGTCAGGGACCGTCAACGAACTGCTGGTCTACATGAACATGGACCAGGCAGATGCTGCTATTATCTGGGAGGACCTCCTTGACAACTCAGACCTTGAACAGGTCGACATTCCGATTCATGAAGGGTTCATCAAAGTGATCCCCATCGGCACACTCTCATTCTCAGAAAATCCGAAGGATGCACAGGCATTTGCTGACTTCGTCTCATCTGACGAAGGCAAGGCCATCTTTGTGAAGCACGGATTTGAGACATATCCCTGTGCCAAATACGGGGATGCATAA
- the dacB gene encoding D-alanyl-D-alanine carboxypeptidase/D-alanyl-D-alanine-endopeptidase, which yields MAMMRSGMRMWRKRISPAFGMVLMLLAVACVCGCTAPPVDNGGDSAGNSDISVMKETIDRIISQERYRFSTWGAMARDTDSGEVLLSLNGDELFTPGSTTKVFTVATALDVLGPDYRFVTPVYQTGDNLVLVASGDLAMGGRAGPGDTLTYTNEDHVDAGAFGHCMLVEADPLAGMQTLAQEVAASGVHTLGDVAIDDRLFREARLMDKGIVTPIVVNDNLIDVTIVPGAPGEPAAVDWRPKSSAYTVANHVVTASAGSEMSVSIPDYSGQQVIEVDGVIPVDAGTVTLTSSVMVPSAFARSLFIDALENAGVAVDAPAAGQNPSGLLPERGGYAAKMKIAELTSPPFSEYAKVTLKVSQNLYANCLLGIIAAHEGYDMVDAGLYVEGEYLESVGVNSDTLLLVDGEGSILNRISPRAGTALTSAVAKLENYNALKDAMPVLGVDGTLATGAQPGDPGYGEIHAKTGTSVAGDQSGSLFVYSRGLLGYMTTERGTNLTFCIYVNNVPGLESMDDLQGVVGDVNGVAVAMYAYF from the coding sequence ATGGCAATGATGCGGTCTGGGATGAGAATGTGGAGAAAACGGATATCTCCTGCCTTTGGAATGGTGCTGATGCTTCTTGCTGTTGCATGCGTCTGTGGGTGCACTGCGCCGCCGGTGGATAATGGGGGCGATTCGGCTGGGAATTCAGATATTTCTGTGATGAAAGAAACAATTGACCGCATCATCTCGCAGGAGAGATACCGTTTCTCGACCTGGGGTGCGATGGCACGCGACACCGATTCCGGTGAGGTGCTCCTGTCACTGAACGGTGATGAACTGTTCACTCCCGGTTCAACAACAAAGGTCTTCACGGTTGCAACAGCCCTTGACGTTCTCGGGCCGGACTACCGGTTTGTGACACCGGTGTATCAGACGGGTGACAATCTGGTCCTGGTAGCTTCAGGCGACCTTGCGATGGGGGGCCGGGCCGGACCCGGAGATACTCTCACATATACAAATGAGGACCATGTGGATGCCGGGGCGTTTGGGCATTGCATGCTGGTGGAGGCAGACCCGCTTGCCGGAATGCAGACTCTTGCACAGGAGGTGGCGGCATCCGGCGTCCATACCCTCGGGGATGTGGCAATAGATGACCGTCTCTTCCGGGAGGCACGGTTGATGGACAAGGGGATTGTCACCCCGATTGTGGTGAACGACAATCTGATTGATGTGACGATTGTGCCGGGAGCCCCGGGTGAACCGGCAGCCGTTGACTGGAGGCCGAAGTCATCGGCCTATACCGTCGCAAACCATGTGGTCACCGCTTCTGCGGGTAGTGAGATGTCGGTTTCAATTCCGGATTACAGCGGTCAGCAGGTGATTGAAGTTGACGGTGTTATTCCCGTTGATGCGGGAACAGTGACCCTTACGTCCAGTGTCATGGTTCCGTCCGCGTTTGCACGCAGTCTTTTTATTGATGCGCTGGAGAATGCTGGGGTTGCAGTCGATGCACCGGCAGCAGGGCAGAATCCATCCGGCCTCCTTCCTGAAAGGGGTGGGTATGCAGCGAAAATGAAAATCGCTGAACTGACCTCCCCGCCGTTCTCCGAGTATGCGAAAGTGACCCTCAAAGTCAGCCAGAACCTCTATGCAAACTGTCTTCTGGGAATCATTGCCGCCCATGAAGGATATGATATGGTCGATGCAGGGTTGTATGTCGAAGGGGAGTATCTTGAGTCGGTCGGTGTGAATTCTGATACGCTTCTTCTGGTTGACGGGGAAGGCAGTATCCTAAACCGTATCAGCCCGCGTGCGGGAACTGCTCTCACCTCAGCTGTTGCTAAATTGGAGAATTACAATGCCCTGAAAGATGCCATGCCGGTGCTTGGGGTGGACGGCACCCTTGCAACAGGAGCTCAGCCCGGTGACCCGGGATATGGAGAGATTCATGCAAAGACCGGAACTTCGGTGGCGGGAGATCAGTCGGGCAGTCTCTTTGTTTATTCACGCGGACTTTTGGGATATATGACGACAGAACGAGGGACCAATCTCACCTTCTGCATCTATGTGAACAATGTTCCGGGACTTGAATCAATGGATGACCTGCAGGGGGTCGTCGGAGATGTGAACGGGGTTGCGGTTGCGATGTATGCATATTTCTGA
- a CDS encoding response regulator: protein MNRNSVFSCGKKLAIVEDEEIVSMMLENVLQNVGYSVVTFSSGEELLGGMADFSPDLILMDIGLDGALDGIQTADTILSEYGVPVVFLTGHSDDEIMQSIIRLSPDGCLTKPFREKELFSIIEVALSRHRTE from the coding sequence GTGAACAGAAACTCAGTTTTCTCCTGTGGAAAGAAGCTTGCCATCGTTGAAGATGAGGAAATTGTCTCGATGATGCTTGAGAATGTTCTGCAGAACGTGGGGTATTCAGTTGTCACATTTTCATCCGGTGAAGAATTGCTGGGCGGGATGGCAGACTTCTCTCCTGATCTGATCCTGATGGACATCGGGCTTGATGGTGCTCTTGATGGGATACAGACCGCTGATACGATTCTCAGTGAGTATGGTGTGCCTGTTGTCTTTCTGACGGGCCACTCAGATGACGAGATTATGCAGAGCATCATTCGCCTGAGTCCTGATGGATGTCTTACAAAACCATTCCGTGAAAAGGAGCTGTTCAGTATAATTGAAGTCGCGCTTTCCCGTCACAGAACTGAGTAA
- the tsaA gene encoding tRNA (N6-threonylcarbamoyladenosine(37)-N6)-methyltransferase TrmO has translation MTDIVFRPIGIIHSEHTEHENTPIQGIFNPSRGQIEVFVEFAEGLKDIESFSHLILIYHFDRATGKNLTRKPFLDGEKERGIFAIRHFNRPNPIGISIVKLLDVHDNILEIEQVDILDGTPLLDIKPYVYQFDHREEVKNGWVDNTHMDDIGKWNATPKGLRDKERTNREK, from the coding sequence ATGACAGACATTGTATTCCGACCAATTGGTATTATCCACTCTGAACATACCGAGCATGAGAACACCCCGATTCAGGGGATATTCAACCCGTCACGGGGACAGATTGAGGTCTTCGTCGAATTTGCAGAAGGACTCAAAGACATTGAATCATTCTCTCACCTGATCCTCATCTATCACTTTGACCGTGCCACCGGGAAGAACCTGACCCGGAAGCCTTTCCTGGACGGAGAGAAGGAACGCGGCATCTTTGCCATCCGCCACTTCAACCGGCCGAACCCCATCGGCATATCCATCGTGAAACTGCTGGATGTGCATGACAATATCCTGGAGATTGAGCAGGTGGACATTCTGGACGGGACGCCCCTTCTGGACATCAAACCCTATGTATATCAGTTCGACCACCGTGAGGAGGTCAAAAACGGATGGGTGGATAATACGCACATGGATGACATCGGGAAATGGAATGCCACCCCGAAAGGACTAAGAGACAAGGAGAGAACCAATCGTGAAAAGTGA
- a CDS encoding PAS domain S-box protein, translating to MIIAHLLYFPILLGAFKYPRQAVMLSVLTGVLYLIVFALFILPESLLQIVPAMTQFYVYISITVVISSLSMKMQMNEQRYRNVFDNSGNGICVLDGDTGMIIEQNEQCRNLMEAIPGCSHSGFASFCRDDAEMKAFLDHMRHETYVQNHEISRTLADGKEKHLLLFASRLPDGNVAVNIADITERKGAERRIAEREELFHFLADNMVDPSVIYDAEGTILFGNKAAVTVSGLGSVAELKQKNLRNFLFSGTPFQMHPPSESEIVDENGTFQGVFEIQTFNGRTLSVEGRGKRISFHGELATIVTFRDVTLQKRAEFRTCIQRDLGVALASISSVTRASELSVGAAMKVAGLDRGGLYLIDKRTGDFILASSGAGAPVTESLPLFFSADSEVGEIILRGEPCYSECVFPKSGDAFRQTGGGLRTVGCIPIMDRESVIGCFTVGSYEPDDIPLESRTELETIAAQVGNAIARIQAEVSSGESRKNLQMLFDSLEDFLFVCDERGLILHTNPVVAKRLGYSADELQMMAIPEVHPVWARDEVTAVVAEMMAGISDFCRLPLMTKDGEEIPVETKVTLGVWGGQAALFGISRDISERKRAEEALRRRDAILDAVSFSAGHFLGDTAWDTHLSDVMQRLGEATGSSRAYVFQNYIDTESGLLRTKNYGFWTADGIASLPNGDRLRDVCYADGFARWEASLSAGVPLSGNVRDFPECERTYFEPWGIRSFMVVPIFTDSQWWGFIGFYDCVHDREWTRTEIDALQAAAGIIGAAIHRDEVDEVFRDPVEKSLVCTYIVQDGILRYINPRGAEMFGYEREALIDSQYSLLVHAEDLPVVEGHIRERLSGKADSAHYEFRGIKKSGDEIVCEVYGTPISYMGGTAIVGTLMDITERKAAEERVEHLHQVILAVRNVNELIVREKNRDRLVQQVCKTLTETRGYYRAAIHLFDGEGGVICRTSEQGYDDAFIQQAKQMRRTDLAVSCNEVLSSSDVFIFEDPCPVCVDPVISRHPDGYGQMCVRLEHEGDVYGLLSISLPRDLASDAEEKAIFVEVADDIGFALHSIALEEERRDAEKELKIKDYAISSAISGVVIFDLNGNVTYANDAAVEMWGYESPAEMPGRGMDELLVLREQGADLLSGLYETGVFVGEIEAKKKDGSSFIGQAHASDIIDDQGWPVCLMASVVDVTETKRAEEALYYSETLYRTIFGTSGTALALVEEDGLISLGNLTLEKLFGYPLGEVEGKLKWDVFVAENDREGVRNYFAEADRDAGGRSHQYEAELCDKWGKLRQCYISIDLIPGTKRHVLSFTDITELKDYETQIKDSLDEKSVLLMEIHHRVKNNLQIISGLIKLQALSMGDDDAVVHLKECENRIMTMALVHESLYQSENLAFIHAREHLQRLASNILRSETDTSHISLNVLVDDISLNLDTAIPCSLIVNELLTNSVKYAFDGDKNGIITVELHRDDDDLLTLIIADDGRGLPPDFDIYTANSLGLKLVARLLRSQLKGTLEVDGENGAKFTMKFPEKKKS from the coding sequence GTGATTATTGCACATCTGTTGTATTTCCCGATTCTTCTGGGAGCGTTTAAATATCCACGTCAGGCAGTGATGCTGAGTGTTCTTACCGGGGTCCTCTACCTCATCGTGTTTGCTCTTTTCATTCTGCCTGAATCCCTCCTGCAGATAGTCCCGGCGATGACGCAGTTCTATGTGTACATTAGTATTACGGTGGTCATCTCTTCACTTTCCATGAAGATGCAGATGAATGAACAGCGCTACCGGAATGTCTTCGATAATTCGGGAAATGGTATCTGTGTCCTTGATGGAGATACCGGAATGATCATTGAGCAGAACGAGCAGTGCAGAAACCTGATGGAGGCCATTCCCGGATGCAGTCATTCCGGATTTGCTTCATTCTGCAGGGATGATGCGGAGATGAAGGCCTTTCTTGACCATATGCGCCATGAAACGTACGTTCAGAACCATGAAATATCACGTACCCTGGCGGATGGTAAGGAAAAGCACCTCCTCCTCTTTGCATCACGGCTTCCGGATGGAAATGTTGCAGTGAATATTGCCGACATCACGGAAAGAAAGGGAGCAGAACGGAGGATCGCAGAGCGGGAAGAGCTCTTTCATTTCCTGGCAGACAATATGGTCGACCCCTCGGTTATCTATGATGCCGAAGGGACGATTCTTTTTGGCAACAAGGCTGCGGTTACCGTTTCGGGGCTTGGCTCAGTGGCTGAACTGAAACAAAAAAATCTCCGGAACTTTCTTTTTTCCGGGACCCCGTTTCAGATGCATCCTCCATCCGAGAGTGAGATTGTAGATGAAAATGGGACATTTCAGGGCGTCTTTGAGATTCAGACATTCAATGGAAGGACCCTGTCTGTAGAGGGACGGGGGAAACGAATCTCATTCCATGGGGAATTGGCAACGATTGTCACATTCCGTGACGTCACCCTCCAGAAACGGGCAGAATTCCGGACCTGTATTCAGCGTGACCTTGGTGTTGCGCTGGCATCGATATCATCGGTAACACGTGCATCCGAGCTTTCCGTTGGTGCTGCGATGAAGGTAGCCGGACTGGATCGTGGCGGGCTCTATCTCATCGATAAAAGAACGGGTGACTTTATTCTTGCCTCCTCTGGGGCTGGTGCTCCTGTAACCGAATCGTTACCATTGTTTTTTTCTGCTGACTCAGAAGTGGGTGAGATCATTCTTCGCGGGGAGCCATGTTATTCTGAGTGTGTGTTTCCGAAATCCGGAGATGCTTTTAGGCAAACCGGTGGCGGTCTCCGGACAGTGGGGTGCATACCCATTATGGACAGGGAATCTGTGATTGGGTGTTTTACTGTCGGATCTTATGAACCGGATGATATCCCCCTTGAGAGCCGGACAGAGCTTGAGACCATCGCAGCACAGGTAGGGAATGCGATTGCACGCATTCAGGCTGAAGTCTCCTCTGGTGAGAGCCGGAAAAATCTCCAGATGCTGTTTGATTCGCTTGAGGACTTTCTCTTTGTGTGTGATGAGCGGGGCCTGATTCTCCACACAAATCCGGTGGTTGCAAAACGGCTGGGCTACTCAGCAGATGAACTGCAGATGATGGCCATCCCTGAAGTGCACCCTGTATGGGCACGGGATGAGGTGACAGCGGTTGTCGCTGAGATGATGGCGGGAATCTCTGATTTCTGCCGTCTTCCCCTTATGACGAAGGATGGGGAAGAAATTCCCGTTGAAACGAAGGTCACACTGGGAGTGTGGGGTGGGCAGGCTGCCTTATTTGGCATTTCCCGTGATATATCCGAGCGTAAGCGTGCAGAAGAAGCTCTCCGGCGCCGTGATGCCATACTTGACGCAGTGAGTTTCTCTGCCGGCCACTTCCTTGGTGACACAGCATGGGACACCCATCTCTCAGATGTCATGCAGCGTCTGGGAGAGGCAACCGGATCAAGCAGGGCCTATGTGTTCCAGAACTATATTGATACTGAATCAGGCCTGCTCCGTACCAAAAACTATGGTTTCTGGACCGCGGATGGGATTGCCTCCCTTCCCAATGGAGATCGTCTGCGTGATGTGTGCTACGCGGACGGTTTTGCCCGCTGGGAGGCATCCCTCTCTGCCGGCGTGCCTCTCTCGGGGAATGTCAGGGACTTCCCTGAATGTGAACGTACATACTTTGAGCCGTGGGGCATCCGTTCGTTCATGGTCGTGCCGATATTCACGGATTCGCAGTGGTGGGGCTTTATTGGCTTCTATGACTGTGTGCATGATCGCGAGTGGACGCGTACCGAGATAGATGCCCTGCAGGCTGCAGCAGGTATCATCGGTGCTGCCATTCATCGCGACGAAGTAGACGAAGTATTCAGAGATCCGGTGGAGAAGTCACTGGTCTGCACGTATATTGTTCAGGATGGTATTCTTCGCTATATCAATCCCCGCGGTGCGGAGATGTTTGGATATGAACGTGAAGCACTGATTGACAGCCAATACTCTTTGCTTGTTCATGCGGAGGATCTCCCTGTAGTTGAAGGGCATATCCGGGAGAGACTTTCCGGTAAAGCTGACTCTGCACACTACGAGTTCCGGGGAATCAAAAAATCCGGTGATGAGATTGTCTGTGAGGTGTATGGGACCCCGATATCATACATGGGCGGCACTGCCATCGTCGGGACGCTCATGGATATCACCGAGCGGAAAGCGGCAGAAGAACGGGTTGAACATCTTCATCAGGTGATCCTGGCTGTGCGGAATGTCAATGAGCTCATCGTCCGTGAAAAGAACCGGGACCGGTTAGTACAGCAGGTATGCAAGACACTCACTGAGACCCGTGGCTACTATCGTGCTGCCATTCATCTTTTTGATGGAGAGGGTGGTGTCATATGCCGGACATCAGAGCAAGGATACGATGATGCCTTCATTCAGCAGGCAAAACAGATGCGACGCACCGATTTGGCAGTCTCATGCAACGAGGTGCTGTCGTCATCCGACGTATTTATTTTTGAGGATCCCTGCCCTGTCTGTGTGGACCCGGTCATCAGCAGGCACCCGGATGGCTATGGCCAGATGTGTGTCAGGCTTGAGCATGAGGGGGATGTCTATGGTCTCCTGAGTATTTCCCTTCCCCGGGATCTTGCTTCAGACGCAGAAGAGAAAGCGATCTTTGTTGAAGTGGCTGATGATATTGGTTTTGCACTCCACAGCATCGCCCTTGAAGAGGAACGGCGTGATGCTGAAAAGGAACTTAAAATCAAGGACTATGCGATATCTTCAGCTATCAGTGGTGTTGTGATCTTTGATCTCAACGGAAACGTTACCTATGCCAATGACGCAGCAGTCGAAATGTGGGGATATGAATCTCCTGCTGAAATGCCTGGCAGGGGTATGGACGAACTGCTGGTACTGAGAGAACAGGGGGCTGATCTGCTCAGCGGCCTGTATGAAACAGGTGTCTTCGTCGGTGAAATCGAGGCTAAGAAGAAGGATGGATCCTCTTTTATCGGTCAGGCGCATGCCTCGGATATCATTGATGATCAGGGCTGGCCGGTTTGTCTGATGGCCTCGGTGGTTGACGTGACTGAGACAAAACGTGCAGAAGAAGCACTTTATTATTCTGAAACTCTCTACCGGACGATCTTCGGAACCAGCGGCACTGCACTGGCGCTCGTAGAAGAGGACGGCCTCATATCTCTGGGAAATCTGACCCTGGAAAAACTATTCGGATATCCGCTGGGTGAAGTGGAAGGTAAGCTGAAATGGGATGTATTTGTCGCTGAAAATGACCGGGAGGGTGTCAGGAATTATTTCGCTGAGGCAGATCGCGATGCCGGGGGACGTTCACATCAGTATGAAGCAGAATTGTGCGATAAATGGGGAAAACTACGGCAATGCTACATCAGCATTGACCTGATCCCCGGAACGAAACGGCATGTGCTCTCTTTTACTGATATCACTGAACTGAAGGACTACGAGACACAGATCAAGGATTCGCTGGACGAAAAGTCGGTGCTCCTGATGGAGATTCATCACCGGGTGAAAAACAACCTTCAGATCATATCGGGGCTCATTAAGCTCCAGGCGCTCTCCATGGGGGATGACGATGCTGTAGTTCACCTCAAGGAGTGTGAAAACCGGATTATGACGATGGCACTGGTGCATGAAAGCCTGTACCAGTCTGAGAACCTCGCTTTCATACATGCACGGGAACACCTGCAGAGACTGGCTTCAAATATTCTTCGCTCAGAAACCGATACCTCGCACATCAGCCTGAATGTTTTGGTTGATGATATTTCACTCAATCTTGATACTGCGATTCCCTGCAGCCTCATTGTGAATGAATTACTGACTAATTCTGTAAAATATGCCTTCGATGGGGATAAAAATGGCATAATCACTGTTGAGTTGCACCGGGATGACGATGACCTTCTGACGCTCATCATTGCCGATGATGGTCGGGGCCTGCCCCCGGATTTTGATATTTATACCGCAAATTCCCTTGGCCTCAAGCTGGTGGCACGGTTGCTCCGATCCCAGTTGAAGGGGACATTGGAGGTTGACGGTGAAAATGGTGCTAAATTTACGATGAAATTCCCGGAAAAAAAGAAATCATGA
- the modA gene encoding molybdate ABC transporter substrate-binding protein, with protein MSKNYVVFFAIIAALCLCLACGCTSEASTTPDSLQSVTEEKSLIVYSGAGLREPMDEIAQVYQEKTGTEIKYTYSGSAQLLSQMELLQEGDCYMPGAKAYIDSAAEKGFINSSEDVIYHVLAIAVEPGNPKNISCLKDLTEDGVTVAIGEPTGNAVGIATQKIYEKAGLWEDLQDNIVVRSGTVNELLVYMNMDQADAAVIWEDLLDNSDIEQVDIPLNEGFVKVVPVGTLTFSDKPAEAQAFADFVASDEGKAIFVKHGFETYPSAKYGDA; from the coding sequence ATGAGTAAAAATTACGTGGTTTTTTTTGCCATCATAGCAGCCCTCTGCCTCTGTCTGGCATGCGGCTGCACATCTGAGGCATCAACGACACCCGATTCGCTGCAGTCCGTAACCGAAGAGAAATCATTGATTGTATACTCCGGCGCAGGACTGCGCGAACCGATGGATGAAATCGCACAGGTTTATCAGGAAAAGACTGGCACGGAGATTAAATACACATACAGCGGTTCAGCACAGCTGCTCTCACAGATGGAGCTCCTGCAGGAAGGAGACTGCTACATGCCCGGTGCAAAAGCATACATCGATTCTGCCGCAGAGAAGGGATTCATCAACTCCAGTGAGGATGTCATCTATCATGTCCTGGCCATCGCTGTTGAACCCGGCAACCCGAAAAACATCTCCTGTCTGAAAGATCTCACGGAAGATGGTGTGACCGTCGCTATCGGTGAACCCACCGGAAATGCGGTGGGAATCGCCACCCAGAAGATCTATGAGAAGGCGGGCCTCTGGGAGGACCTGCAGGACAATATCGTCGTGCGGTCAGGCACCGTTAACGAACTTCTCGTATACATGAATATGGACCAGGCAGATGCCGCCGTCATCTGGGAGGACCTCCTTGACAACTCAGACATCGAACAGGTGGACATCCCCCTGAATGAAGGGTTTGTCAAGGTCGTCCCGGTGGGCACCCTGACGTTCTCAGACAAGCCGGCAGAGGCACAGGCATTTGCTGATTTCGTTGCATCAGACGAAGGAAAGGCTATCTTTGTAAAGCACGGATTTGAGACATACCCGTCTGCAAAATACGGAGATGCCTGA